From Pirellulales bacterium, one genomic window encodes:
- a CDS encoding IS1 family transposase, translating to MVISTCSHEKAHKHGKAASGAIRYKCALCGKSFVKESSKPIGNMRIDADKAALALSMLLEGMSVRSVQRLTGLSRPTLADLILVVGENCQRLLDSKIRNVAAKDVQLDEIWSFVGMKEKTRFARNHALEFGDSWTFIAIERDTKLILAHQIGQRDTETCCALLQKLNAATTGHFQLTTDGLRAYTLNVPFILGTRVDFAQLIKVYSSTQEQTRYSPAKIISAEKHPIFGNPDENKISTSHIERLNLTVRMTLRRFTRLTNGHSKSLKHHAAMQAIFFAYYNFTRKHETLKGQTPAMASGLADKVWSVKELLEKAATD from the coding sequence ATGGTTATCTCAACTTGCTCCCATGAAAAAGCCCACAAACACGGCAAAGCGGCCAGCGGTGCGATTCGTTACAAGTGCGCTCTGTGCGGCAAATCTTTCGTCAAAGAATCCTCCAAGCCCATCGGCAATATGCGGATTGACGCCGACAAGGCCGCATTGGCGCTGTCGATGCTGTTGGAAGGAATGTCGGTCCGAAGCGTCCAGCGCCTAACCGGCTTGTCTCGTCCGACGTTGGCCGACTTGATTTTGGTGGTCGGTGAAAACTGCCAACGGTTGCTCGACTCCAAGATTCGCAACGTCGCCGCGAAAGATGTCCAGCTTGACGAAATTTGGTCATTCGTCGGCATGAAAGAAAAGACCCGTTTCGCCCGCAACCACGCACTGGAGTTCGGCGATAGCTGGACGTTCATTGCGATTGAGCGCGATACGAAATTGATCCTCGCCCATCAAATCGGACAACGTGACACCGAAACGTGCTGTGCGCTGCTGCAAAAGCTAAACGCTGCCACCACGGGCCACTTTCAATTGACCACCGATGGTCTACGTGCCTACACGTTGAACGTGCCGTTCATTCTCGGCACGCGGGTGGACTTCGCACAACTGATAAAAGTCTACTCCAGCACGCAAGAACAAACCCGCTATAGTCCGGCCAAAATAATAAGCGCTGAAAAGCATCCGATATTCGGCAACCCGGATGAAAACAAAATCAGCACTTCCCATATTGAGCGGCTCAATCTCACGGTGCGCATGACTCTGCGTCGTTTCACGCGGCTAACGAACGGCCACAGCAAGAGCTTAAAGCACCACGCGGCCATGCAGGCGATTTTCTTCGCCTACTATAACTTCACCCGCAAGCATGAAACGCTAAAGGGCCAGACGCCGGCAATGGCCAGCGGATTGGCCGACAAGGTTTGGAGCGTGAAGGAGTTGCTGGAGAAAGCAGCGACAGATTGA
- a CDS encoding ComEC/Rec2 family competence protein: MMRATLLVWIVCIGMWLGRTRIGLNSLALAGLVVLAINPAGLFHAGVQLSFLSVAVLICGGERMFGVRPSDPLDRLIATTRPWPERMVRRGVGHVFELFVLGALLWVAVTPLVMARFHLFAPAALVLNVLLLPVVVVAMLSGFGVLLFGWWLTPAATVFAWACNFSLNVLESTVKWFAHLPGGRFWVAGPSPWWLAVFYLGVAAVVLLPQWLPPLRWRAALLAGLCGVGLIGALPARADHHTLRCEFIAVGHGGGELLELPDGKTLLFDAGRMGAPVGGARSISAFLWWRGITHLDAVVLSHADTDHYNSLPELLQRFSVGVVYVSPVMFREKSKALHVLKDSIEESGTPLKSIYAGDRLKLDDGVTIDVLHPPPGGVVGNDNANCLTLAIEYSGRRILFTGDLAPPGMDMVMNGEPFHCDVLQAPHHGSAYSEPEGTGKRTCGKNKFPPVV, encoded by the coding sequence GTGATGCGAGCTACGCTGCTAGTGTGGATTGTGTGCATAGGCATGTGGCTGGGGCGAACGCGCATTGGCCTAAACAGCTTGGCGTTGGCGGGATTGGTGGTGCTGGCGATCAATCCGGCGGGATTGTTTCATGCGGGGGTGCAGTTGTCGTTTTTGTCGGTGGCGGTTTTGATTTGCGGCGGAGAGCGAATGTTTGGCGTGCGGCCGAGCGATCCGCTGGATCGGCTGATCGCCACGACTCGTCCGTGGCCGGAGCGGATGGTGCGCCGCGGCGTGGGGCATGTGTTCGAATTGTTTGTGTTGGGGGCGCTGTTGTGGGTGGCCGTTACGCCGCTGGTGATGGCGCGGTTTCATTTGTTCGCCCCGGCGGCGCTGGTGCTGAATGTGCTGTTGCTTCCCGTGGTGGTGGTGGCCATGTTGTCGGGATTTGGCGTGCTTTTGTTTGGGTGGTGGCTGACGCCGGCGGCCACAGTTTTTGCGTGGGCGTGCAACTTCAGCTTGAATGTGCTGGAATCGACGGTGAAGTGGTTTGCCCACTTGCCCGGCGGACGGTTTTGGGTGGCCGGGCCAAGCCCGTGGTGGTTGGCGGTGTTTTACCTGGGCGTGGCTGCCGTGGTGCTGTTGCCGCAGTGGCTGCCACCGCTGCGGTGGCGCGCGGCGCTGTTGGCCGGGTTGTGCGGCGTGGGCTTGATTGGCGCGCTGCCTGCCCGGGCAGATCATCACACGTTGCGCTGCGAATTTATTGCCGTTGGACACGGCGGCGGCGAATTGTTGGAACTGCCTGATGGCAAAACGTTGTTGTTCGACGCTGGCCGGATGGGCGCGCCCGTGGGGGGAGCGCGATCGATCAGCGCGTTTTTGTGGTGGCGGGGGATTACGCACTTGGATGCGGTGGTTCTGTCGCATGCCGATACCGATCATTACAATTCGCTGCCAGAATTGTTGCAGCGGTTTTCGGTGGGAGTGGTGTACGTATCGCCGGTGATGTTTCGCGAAAAATCGAAGGCGTTGCACGTTTTGAAAGACAGCATCGAAGAGTCGGGGACGCCGCTGAAATCGATCTATGCGGGCGACCGGTTAAAATTGGACGACGGCGTAACCATCGACGTGCTGCATCCGCCGCCGGGCGGTGTGGTTGGAAACGACAACGCCAACTGCCTGACGCTGGCGATAGAATACAGTGGGAGGCGGATATTGTTTACCGGTGATTTAGCGCCGCCCGGCATGGATATGGTGATGAACGGCGAGCCGTTTCATTGCGATGTTTTGCAAGCACCTCATCACGGCAGCGCGTATTCGGAGCCGGAAGGTACTGGTAAACGAACGTGTGGGAAAAATAAATTCCCGCCGGTCGTGTAA